In Ovis canadensis isolate MfBH-ARS-UI-01 breed Bighorn chromosome 3, ARS-UI_OviCan_v2, whole genome shotgun sequence, one DNA window encodes the following:
- the TPRN gene encoding taperin, which translates to MGGGPGVGPLREGRRRAAAAVPGARWLRRPLCSMAGLGRPGPAPRAAMPAWKREILERKRAKLAALGGGAALVAGAGATETAGPATEPLVLAESLGPLRENPFMRLESERRHGARRGGGAGVAGPGARPAEQLLELYCCVPGVRTIRADNILIIESAPGFPPAPAPSPGLGPGGTARIRAAEVLVYEASPPPGRVSRLLQKFDPPAAPRRRGSPERVRPTPPPSPGPAVPRVGERAACFQSDPERCGSGLGPRPRRSDFLHKTSSNSFTVHPRGLRHSAGARPLPNGPAAPESRAGSAKGFEGSVPGPGEWKPKVESGEAPAHQSPSQGTPSATPAAAPALPTLSPSSATPSQRQRVSAAASANDSFEIRPAPKPDMGRIPAGDFQARALASLRVNSRNSFVVIPKRKTSGAPPGEGRRSMAPPEEEVGWASQHPEPEAQQVPGVDDVFSAGRSPSRIEEGGSPAPATALVDPAIRWQRPPSPPPSPRAAAEAEPAQGFQTPGLANSGREPGRPGLPITFIDEVDSEDEVPQEAKLPCSGAGAPPQYHPHPTRPGHLSELQRRGGNTFTVVPKRKPGAVQANGVARPREAEEEEPGRVSEPPAAVGTSPKKRYPTVHEIEVIGGYLALQKSCLTKAGSSRKKMKISFNDESLQTTFEYPPESSLQEAEAAEEEEEDAAEDAEAYGPDGAAEKPLMLFLPRATFVSSVGPESPRLPDGSSGLSSYTPKHSVAFSKWPEQVLERAPSAEEAPSKEVMLTPASQNDLSDFRSEPALYF; encoded by the exons ATGGGCGGCGGCCCGGGGGTGGGGCCGCTGCGCGAAGgccggcggcgggcggcggccgCAGTGCCCGGCGCGCGCTGGCTCCGGCGGCCACTCTGCAGCATGGCCGGCTTGGGGCGGCCGGGCCCAGCGCCCCGCGCCGCGATGCCTGCCTGGAAGCGAGAGATCCTCGAGCGAAAGCGGGCTAAGCTGGCGGCTTTGGGCGGGGGCGCGGCGCTGGTCGCTGGGGCGGGCGCGACGGAGACCGCGGGGCCGGCTACCGAGCCGCTGGTGCTGGCCGAGAGCCTGGGCCCGCTGCGCGAAAACCCGTTCATGCGGCTCGAGTCGGAGCGGCGGCACGGGGCGCggcgcggcgggggcgcgggcgtGGCGGGGCCCGGAGCGCGGCCCGCGGAGCAGCTGCTGGAGCTGTACTGCTGCGTGCCCGGAGTGCGCACCATCCGAGCCGACAACATCCTCATCATCGAGTCGGCGCCCGGCTttccgcccgcgcccgcgcccagCCCGGGCCTCGGTCCTGGCGGGACCGCCCGCATCCGAGCCGCGGAGGTGCTTGTGTACGAGGCATCGCCGCCGCCCGGCCGCGTCAGCCGCCTGCTCCAGAAGTTCGACCCGCCGGCCGCGCCGCGCCGCCGCGGGAGCCCGGAGCGCGTCCGCCCCACGCCACCGCCCTCTCCGGGCCCGGCCGTTCCGCGCGTGGGCGAGCGCGCCGCCTGCTTCCAGTCCGACCCGGAGCGCTGCGGCTCAGGCCTTGGCCCCAGGCCCCGGCGCAGCGACTTCCTGCACAAGACCAGCAGCAACTCGTTCACTGTCCACCCGCGGGGCCTGCGCCATAGCGCGGGCGCTCGCCCACTCCCCAACGGGCCCGCGGCCCCGGAGTCCCGGGCCGGCTCTGCCAAGGGCTTTGAGGGCTCCGTGCCTGGGCCAGGCGAGTGGAAGCCAAAGGTGGAGTCGGGGGAGGCCCCCGCCCACCAGTCCCCCAGCCAGGGGACCCCCAGTGCCACTCCAGCCGCGGCTCCGGCCCTGCCCACGCTCAGCCCTTCCAGTGCCACTCCCAGCCAGCGCCAGCGGGTCTCCGCGGCCGCCAGCGCCAATGACTCCTTCGAGATCCGGCCAGCCCCCAAGCCAGACATGGGCAGGATCCCTGCTGGGGATTTCCAGGCCCGGGCTCTGGCCAGCCTTCGAGTGAACTCTCGAAACTCTTTCGTAGTCATCCCCAAGCGCAAGACCTCTGGGGCTCCTCCTGGGGAAGGGAGGCGGTCCATGGCGCCTCCAGAGGAAGAAGTTGGCTGGGCCTCCCAGCACCCAGAGCCTGAAGCCCAGCAGGTGCCTGGAGTGGATGATGTGTTTTCAGCGGGGAGGAGCCCCTCCAGGATCGAGGAGGGGGGCAGCCCCGCACCCGCCACTGCCCTTGTGGACCCTGCCATCAGGTGGCAGAGGCCGCCCTCACCACCGCCGTCTCCACGGGCCGCCGCTGAAGCTGAGCCTGCCCAGGGCTTCCAGACTCCTGGCTTGGCCAACAGTGGCAGGGAGCCTGGGCGGCCAGGGCTGCCCATCACTTTCATTGATGAGGTGGACTCGGAGGACGAGGTTCCCCAAGAAGCCAAACTGCCCTGCTCCGGGGCTGGCGCGCCTCCCCAGTACCACCCACATCCGACCAGGCCTGGGCACTTGTCAGAGCTCCAGCGTCGGGGTGGCAACACCTTCACAGTGGTGCCTAAGAGGAAGCCAGGGGCTGTGCAGGCCAATGGCGTGGCCAGGCCAAGGGAGGCCGAGGAAGAGGAGCCAGGCAGAGTTTCAGAGCCCCCTGCTGCCGTGGGGACCTCGCCGAAGAAGCGCTACCCCACCGTGCACGAGATCGAGGTGATCGGTGGCTATCTGGCCCTGCAGAAGTCCTGTCTCACCAAGGCTGGCTCCTCAAGAAAGAAG ATGAAGATCTCCTTCAACGATGAGAGCCTGCAGACCACGTTTGAGTACCCCCCTGAAAGCTCCCTGCAGGAGGCGGAGgcggcagaggaggaggaggaggacgcaGCGGAGGACGCGGAGGCTTACGGCCCTGATGGTGCCGCGGAGAAGCCCCTCATGCTGTTCCTGCCCCGGGCCACGTTCGTGAGCAGCGTGGGGCCTGAGAGCCCACGGCTGCCAGACGGCAGCTCCG GCTTGTCCAGCTACACGCCGAAGCACTCCGTGGCTTTCAGCAAGTGGCCGGAGCAGGTGCTGGAGCGGGCTCCGAGTGCGGAGGAGGCCCCGTCCAAGGAGGTCATG CTCACCCCCGCCAGTCAGAACGACCTCTCAGACTTCCGAAGCGAGCCAGCCCTTTACTTCTGA